One window of Theropithecus gelada isolate Dixy chromosome 4, Tgel_1.0, whole genome shotgun sequence genomic DNA carries:
- the ETV7 gene encoding transcription factor ETV7 isoform X6 has translation MPTQHSPVSLEEVTGPSQMDTRSGHLLQPPDPGFTSSFGHLDDPGLARWTPGKEESLNLCHCAELTCRTQGVCAFPAMPQAPIDGRIADCRLLWEYVYQLLLDPRYEPYIRWEDKDAKIFRVVDPNGLARLWGNHKNRVNMTYEKMSRALRHYYKLNIIKKEPGQKLLFRFLKTPGKMSQDKDSHLEPLESHEQDRMEFKDERPEISP, from the exons ATGCCCACCCAGCACTCTCCAGTCTCCCTGGAAG AGGTGACTGGTCCTTCTCAGATGGACACCCGAAGTGGCCACCTGCTGCAACCACCAGACCCAGGGTTTACCAGCTCCTTTGGCCATCTGGATGACCCTGGCCTGGCCAGGTGGACCCCTGGCAAGGAGGAGTCCCTCAACTTATGTCACTGTGCAGAGCTCACCTGCAGGACCCAGGGGGTCTGTGCCTTCCCTGCGATGCCACAGGCCCCCATTGACGGCAGAATCGCTG ACTGCCGGCTGCTGTGGGAATACGTGTATCAGCTGCTCCTTGACCCCCGGTATGAGCCCTACATCAGGTGGGAAGACAAGGACGCCAAGATCTTCCGAGTTGTGGATCCAAATGGGCTCGCCAGACTCTGGGGAAATCACAAG AACCGGGTGAACATGACCTATGAGAAAATGTCTCGTGCCCTGCGCCACTATTATAAGCTTAATATCATTAAGAAGGAACCGGGGCAGAAGCTCCTGTTCAG ATTTCTAAAGACTCCGGGAAAGATGAGCCAGGACAAGGACAGCCACCTGGAGCCGCTGGAGAGCCACGAGCAGGACAGAATGGAGTTCAAGGACGAGAGGCCAGAAATCTCTCCGTGA
- the ETV7 gene encoding transcription factor ETV7 isoform X5 — MNGRALCILTKDDFRHRAPSSGDVLYELLQYIKTQRRALVCGPFFGGAFRLKMPTQHSPVSLEEVTGPSQMDTRSGHLLQPPDPGFTSSFGHLDDPGLARWTPGKEESLNLCHCAELTCRTQGVCAFPAMPQAPIDGRIADCRLLWEYVYQLLLDPRYEPYIRWEDKDAKIFRVVDPNGLARLWGNHKNRVNMTYEKMSRALRHYYKLNIIKKEPGQKLLFRFLKTPGKMSQDKDSHLEPLESHEQDRMEFKDERPEISP, encoded by the exons ATGAATGGACGCGCCCTCTGTATCCTCACCAAGGACGACTTCCGGCACCGCGCACCCAGCTCAG GTGACGTCCTGTATGAGCTGCTCCAGTACATCAAGACTCAGCGGCGAGCCCTTGTGTGTGGGCCTTTTTTTGGAGGGGCCTTCAGGCTGAAGATGCCCACCCAGCACTCTCCAGTCTCCCTGGAAG AGGTGACTGGTCCTTCTCAGATGGACACCCGAAGTGGCCACCTGCTGCAACCACCAGACCCAGGGTTTACCAGCTCCTTTGGCCATCTGGATGACCCTGGCCTGGCCAGGTGGACCCCTGGCAAGGAGGAGTCCCTCAACTTATGTCACTGTGCAGAGCTCACCTGCAGGACCCAGGGGGTCTGTGCCTTCCCTGCGATGCCACAGGCCCCCATTGACGGCAGAATCGCTG ACTGCCGGCTGCTGTGGGAATACGTGTATCAGCTGCTCCTTGACCCCCGGTATGAGCCCTACATCAGGTGGGAAGACAAGGACGCCAAGATCTTCCGAGTTGTGGATCCAAATGGGCTCGCCAGACTCTGGGGAAATCACAAG AACCGGGTGAACATGACCTATGAGAAAATGTCTCGTGCCCTGCGCCACTATTATAAGCTTAATATCATTAAGAAGGAACCGGGGCAGAAGCTCCTGTTCAG ATTTCTAAAGACTCCGGGAAAGATGAGCCAGGACAAGGACAGCCACCTGGAGCCGCTGGAGAGCCACGAGCAGGACAGAATGGAGTTCAAGGACGAGAGGCCAGAAATCTCTCCGTGA
- the ETV7 gene encoding transcription factor ETV7 isoform X3: MHRGARVRDEWTRPLYPHQGRLPAPRTQLRSERLTGFPLSRNTGDVLYELLQYIKTQRRALVCGPFFGGAFRLKMPTQHSPVSLEEVTGPSQMDTRSGHLLQPPDPGFTSSFGHLDDPGLARWTPGKEESLNLCHCAELTCRTQGVCAFPAMPQAPIDGRIADCRLLWEYVYQLLLDPRYEPYIRWEDKDAKIFRVVDPNGLARLWGNHKNRVNMTYEKMSRALRHYYKLNIIKKEPGQKLLFRFLKTPGKMSQDKDSHLEPLESHEQDRMEFKDERPEISP; this comes from the exons ATGCACCGCGGAGCACGGGTTCGAGATGAATGGACGCGCCCTCTGTATCCTCACCAAGGACGACTTCCGGCACCGCGCACCCAGCTCAGGTCAGAGAGACTCACAGGTTTTCCTTTAAGTAGGAACACTG GTGACGTCCTGTATGAGCTGCTCCAGTACATCAAGACTCAGCGGCGAGCCCTTGTGTGTGGGCCTTTTTTTGGAGGGGCCTTCAGGCTGAAGATGCCCACCCAGCACTCTCCAGTCTCCCTGGAAG AGGTGACTGGTCCTTCTCAGATGGACACCCGAAGTGGCCACCTGCTGCAACCACCAGACCCAGGGTTTACCAGCTCCTTTGGCCATCTGGATGACCCTGGCCTGGCCAGGTGGACCCCTGGCAAGGAGGAGTCCCTCAACTTATGTCACTGTGCAGAGCTCACCTGCAGGACCCAGGGGGTCTGTGCCTTCCCTGCGATGCCACAGGCCCCCATTGACGGCAGAATCGCTG ACTGCCGGCTGCTGTGGGAATACGTGTATCAGCTGCTCCTTGACCCCCGGTATGAGCCCTACATCAGGTGGGAAGACAAGGACGCCAAGATCTTCCGAGTTGTGGATCCAAATGGGCTCGCCAGACTCTGGGGAAATCACAAG AACCGGGTGAACATGACCTATGAGAAAATGTCTCGTGCCCTGCGCCACTATTATAAGCTTAATATCATTAAGAAGGAACCGGGGCAGAAGCTCCTGTTCAG ATTTCTAAAGACTCCGGGAAAGATGAGCCAGGACAAGGACAGCCACCTGGAGCCGCTGGAGAGCCACGAGCAGGACAGAATGGAGTTCAAGGACGAGAGGCCAGAAATCTCTCCGTGA